GGCGATGGAGGTTCCGGCGCCGATCAGCGTCCACATGTTGGGATTGCGGGTCTTGATGGAATCCCATCCCCGGACCAGGAGCGGCTCTCCCGCCCACAGGACCACGGGGATGGCCAGGAACAGTTCCACCCAGTTCTGGACTCCGGCGTTCATCCAGCGCGCAAGATGGCCGCCCATGGAAATAATGAAGATCAGGACGACGAAAGGCAGGGAAAAATAAAAACGCCTGCGGAAGTCATTCAGCTCCGTATCGTCCCGGGCGTTTGCGGAAGGGAGCAGTGGTTCAAGCGTCATGCCGCAGATGGGGCATGCTCCGGGATGATCCTGCCGGATTTGAGGGTGCATGGGACAGGTGTACACCGTACCGGGAGCGGCGGCCGCAGACTCCATGGCAGAGGAATGGTCCATGTCTTCATGGTGGTGCATGGGCATGTCCATGCCCTTCATGTCCATGCCGTGTCCGGCGTCCGGAGGGTGGGCAAGAGCTTCTTCCGGCGCTGCCGTGAATTTATCCCGGCAGGAACGGCTGCAGAAAAAATAGGTTTTCCCCTGATAGCCGGCCTTCCAGGGAGTATCTTCCCCGACTTGCGCTCCGCAGACGGGGTCCGTGTGTCCGGAAGCTCCATGCCGGGCATGCGGGCTGTTGGTCATGTCCATACGGAAAGTGAGACAATTCCGGGACCCTTTCCGTTCCGGGACAGCCATGATTGGAAAAACCGCGGAAGCGGCTTCAAGCCCGCATTTCTCCATGCGGGCACAGATTGCTCCTGTCTATTATATATAGTGCAGGAGGAAAAATCATTCCGCCCTGAGCGCCAGAATGGCTTCCATGAAATCTTGGGGAATATCCATGCGGGCCAGTTCGTCCTGAAGAATGACGCCGTTGGCTCCGGCGTCCAGCATGCGGCGCGCGTCTTCCACGGTGCGGATGCCTCCTGCGGCCAGGACGGTGACGGAGGCGGGAATTTCTTCAATGAGTTTTTCCGTAACCGCCGGATTGGCCTGGAGGGTATGCGGATCCGCATTGTTGATGCAGACGAATTCCGCTTCCAGATCCATGGCGGTTTCAAGCTCATTCAGGGTATGGACTTCCATCATCACGTCCAGTCCCAGCCCGGAGGCCATGCGGTACAGGTCTTCCAGGTCCTTTTCCGGCAGGGCGGCCGCCACCAGGTTGACGGCGTCCGCTCCCGAGACGATGGCCTGGCAGATCATGGCGGGATGGATGAAAACGTCGCGCGCCATGACGGGGACA
This portion of the Akkermansia massiliensis genome encodes:
- a CDS encoding glycerol-3-phosphate responsive antiterminator produces the protein MDYLNSILERKRADLKKILPLEGKLRASAIQRNDYAGFRTAVDLGENRLSVVPEMSRVHPVLNLRESNQDLRHLYGMFIQGGAQGISIAVEPEVYGGSWDMVSTISRISTVPVMARDVFIHPAMICQAIVSGADAVNLVAAALPEKDLEDLYRMASGLGLDVMMEVHTLNELETAMDLEAEFVCINNADPHTLQANPAVTEKLIEEIPASVTVLAAGGIRTVEDARRMLDAGANGVILQDELARMDIPQDFMEAILALRAE